The following are encoded in a window of Bremerella alba genomic DNA:
- a CDS encoding DNA-directed RNA polymerase subunit alpha C-terminal domain-containing protein: MIQGIDFDLKSVVLTNSSFGPEEIRQILRTVGRDYNAFSTLRDSVSELEDQSEERSPATNVRLGVCQFIMGNYNGAVQTLSAADGGALAHYYLGRSYFCMQKFDKAIEAFQSAQTAGYNKDDCQLGIIESLRSKGESEQALQMLDNMFGPIESTANYLYQRAATVASLGGNPAEVVALYERAVEADPGHAGALFGLALENDRRGNDTMALQLYQNAAAVFPTHVGALLNLGLLHEDRGEYDRATHCYQRVLDSYPADKRARMYMKDAQASGDMYYDEEEQKKRDRMSQVLSIPVTDFELSVRSRNCLQKMGIMTLGDLCRCSEQELLASKNFGETSLVEIRDMLRSKGLELGQASTEKPSTPEVSYDTSGLSPDEQALLDRPIAELSLSVRARKCMVRLGISTIGELVRRTGDELLECKNFGVTSLNEVREKLTNYNLKLRGD, encoded by the coding sequence ATGATTCAAGGAATCGATTTCGATCTTAAGAGCGTTGTTCTCACGAATTCATCCTTCGGTCCGGAGGAGATTCGTCAGATCCTGCGAACGGTAGGACGCGACTACAACGCCTTTTCAACGCTTCGCGATAGCGTTTCCGAGCTGGAAGACCAGTCGGAAGAGCGTTCGCCGGCCACAAACGTCCGATTGGGCGTTTGTCAGTTCATTATGGGTAATTACAATGGGGCCGTTCAAACGCTATCGGCCGCCGATGGTGGTGCCCTGGCCCATTATTATCTTGGGCGTAGCTATTTCTGCATGCAGAAATTCGACAAGGCGATTGAAGCATTTCAGTCGGCCCAGACTGCTGGTTACAACAAAGACGATTGCCAGCTGGGAATCATCGAATCGCTTCGCAGCAAAGGCGAATCTGAACAAGCATTGCAGATGCTGGACAATATGTTCGGCCCAATCGAGTCCACCGCCAATTATCTCTATCAGCGTGCTGCCACGGTTGCTTCGCTGGGGGGCAATCCAGCGGAAGTGGTTGCTCTTTACGAGCGTGCTGTCGAAGCCGATCCGGGCCATGCAGGGGCGCTTTTCGGTCTGGCTTTGGAAAACGATCGTCGCGGTAACGACACGATGGCATTGCAGCTTTACCAGAATGCTGCCGCTGTTTTTCCTACGCATGTGGGTGCTCTGCTGAACCTTGGTCTGCTTCACGAAGATCGGGGTGAATATGATCGTGCGACGCACTGCTACCAACGGGTTCTCGATTCTTACCCGGCCGATAAGCGAGCTCGTATGTACATGAAGGATGCTCAGGCATCCGGCGATATGTACTACGACGAAGAAGAGCAGAAGAAACGCGACCGCATGTCGCAAGTGCTCAGCATTCCGGTTACCGATTTCGAGTTGTCGGTCCGAAGTCGGAACTGTCTGCAGAAGATGGGCATCATGACTTTGGGCGACCTATGCCGCTGCTCAGAGCAAGAGCTTTTGGCGAGTAAGAACTTCGGCGAAACGTCACTGGTTGAGATCCGTGACATGCTGCGTTCTAAAGGGCTGGAATTGGGCCAGGCGTCGACTGAAAAGCCATCGACACCTGAGGTCAGCTACGATACTTCCGGTTTGTCTCCAGACGAGCAGGCACTGCTGGATCGTCCCATTGCTGAACTCAGCCTGTCGGTTCGTGCTCGCAAGTGCATGGTTCGCTTGGGGATTTCCACCATTGGCGAACTGGTTCGACGCACCGGCGATGAACTTCTCGAATGCAAGAACTTCGGCGTGACTAGCTTGAACGAAGTTCGCGAGAAGCTGACTAACTACAACCTGAAGCTTCGCGGCGACTAA
- the tgt gene encoding tRNA guanosine(34) transglycosylase Tgt — MELRDTLEQSTFDRPAEADWFQYRLKHEDGTSKARRGEFVTPHGAVQTPAFMPVGTQGTVKGLEIGMVRQTGAEMILGNTYHLSLRPGDDIVAELGGLHRFMDWQGPILTDSGGFQIFSLAQMRKITEKEAIFQSHIDGRKIHLSPERSIEIQENLGSDIAMVLDHVVELPNETKVIREAMDRSIRWAKRCQDAASRKDQAQFAIVQGGLDESLRVECAERLAELNFPGYAIGGLSVGEPPPEMYRILDATCPTLPANKPRYLMGVGRPEDLLEGIRRGVDLFDCVMPTRNGRNALAFTDEGTVRLRNAKHQRDPTPLDSKSVPQVAGLSRAYFRHLFMAKEMLGPILLSLHNVAYYQRLMREARQAIEEDRFEAYYEQKMAGWSSGG, encoded by the coding sequence ATGGAGCTTCGAGACACTTTGGAACAATCGACGTTTGATCGTCCCGCAGAAGCCGACTGGTTTCAGTACCGTTTGAAGCACGAAGATGGCACCTCGAAGGCGCGTCGCGGAGAATTTGTGACGCCGCATGGCGCAGTGCAAACGCCTGCTTTCATGCCGGTTGGAACCCAGGGGACGGTCAAAGGTCTTGAGATCGGCATGGTGCGGCAGACCGGTGCCGAGATGATCTTGGGGAACACATACCATCTTTCGCTGCGGCCGGGGGATGACATCGTTGCCGAGCTCGGTGGGCTTCACCGATTCATGGACTGGCAGGGCCCCATCCTGACCGACAGTGGCGGCTTTCAGATTTTCAGTCTTGCGCAGATGCGAAAGATCACCGAGAAAGAGGCCATCTTCCAGTCGCATATCGATGGCCGCAAAATCCATCTTTCGCCTGAACGAAGTATCGAGATTCAAGAGAATCTAGGCAGTGATATTGCCATGGTGCTCGACCACGTGGTCGAGTTGCCCAACGAAACGAAGGTGATTCGTGAAGCGATGGACCGCTCAATCCGTTGGGCGAAGCGATGCCAAGATGCTGCGTCGCGAAAAGATCAGGCTCAGTTTGCGATTGTTCAGGGAGGGCTCGATGAAAGTCTTCGCGTGGAATGCGCCGAGCGTCTGGCCGAGCTGAATTTCCCCGGCTATGCCATCGGCGGGTTGAGTGTCGGTGAACCGCCTCCAGAGATGTATCGAATTCTCGACGCGACCTGCCCTACCCTACCGGCGAATAAGCCACGGTACTTGATGGGCGTTGGCCGGCCTGAAGATCTGTTAGAGGGGATTCGTCGCGGTGTCGACCTGTTTGATTGCGTGATGCCCACACGTAACGGCCGCAACGCGTTGGCCTTCACCGATGAAGGGACCGTTCGTCTTCGCAATGCAAAGCACCAGCGAGATCCTACCCCCTTGGACTCGAAGAGCGTTCCTCAGGTTGCGGGACTCAGTCGGGCCTATTTTCGTCATTTATTTATGGCGAAGGAGATGTTGGGCCCCATCTTATTGTCGCTACACAATGTGGCTTATTATCAGCGGCTGATGCGTGAGGCTCGGCAAGCGATTGAAGAAGATCGATTCGAAGCCTATTACGAGCAAAAGATGGCAGGTTGGTCGTCTGGTGGGTAG
- a CDS encoding PQQ-binding-like beta-propeller repeat protein, with the protein MHLLPVAGRSLLVTTFSVALVFLASQAGMADDWPQWMGPQRDDVYRESGVINAIPEDGLKVKWRVPISGGYAGPAVANGRVFVTDYLAASNEISNNPGARQDRQGKERVLAFSAESGEKLWEYAYDRPYSISYAVGPRCTPSVDGDLLYWMGAEGDLVCLQVETGELAWRRSLVDDFGAEIPIWGCSGHPLVDGDLLYVMVGGEGQGVVAFDKRSGEVQWKALDTKMGYAPPSIIETSGTRQLIIYHPEGVSSLNPKTGQQYWEIDIEPAFEMSIARPMVEGNRMYASGIGNQSVMIELEEDQPGAKALWYGEPKTSVYSGTATPLFVDGVVYGSDCSVGSLIAVDASNGDRLWTNFQATKPDETRFIKHGTAFLTRLGESDRYLVFSEVGDLLVAKMTKSGFESLGRFHVLDPTSEAFGRQVVWTHPAYANQTGFFRNDKELVAVDLAQE; encoded by the coding sequence ATGCATCTATTGCCCGTTGCTGGCCGATCCCTGTTGGTCACCACGTTTTCTGTTGCTTTGGTCTTCTTGGCTTCTCAGGCTGGGATGGCGGATGACTGGCCCCAATGGATGGGACCGCAACGCGATGATGTGTACCGTGAGTCAGGCGTCATCAACGCTATTCCCGAGGATGGATTGAAGGTCAAGTGGCGCGTTCCGATTTCTGGTGGCTATGCCGGCCCAGCGGTCGCCAATGGCCGTGTTTTTGTGACCGATTATCTAGCGGCATCCAACGAAATCTCCAATAATCCCGGCGCACGGCAGGATCGCCAAGGAAAAGAACGCGTGCTCGCTTTCAGTGCCGAGTCCGGCGAAAAACTGTGGGAGTACGCCTACGATCGACCGTATTCCATTAGCTACGCTGTGGGGCCGCGATGCACTCCGAGCGTCGATGGCGACCTGCTCTATTGGATGGGTGCCGAAGGCGATTTGGTCTGTTTACAGGTCGAAACAGGCGAACTCGCGTGGCGTCGGAGTCTGGTAGATGACTTTGGTGCTGAGATCCCAATTTGGGGATGCTCTGGCCATCCCCTAGTGGATGGCGACCTGCTTTACGTCATGGTGGGGGGCGAAGGGCAAGGGGTTGTTGCTTTCGATAAACGCTCCGGCGAGGTGCAGTGGAAGGCGCTCGACACGAAGATGGGCTATGCACCGCCATCGATTATTGAAACTAGCGGTACTCGGCAGTTGATCATCTATCACCCGGAAGGGGTGTCGTCGCTCAATCCCAAGACCGGGCAGCAGTATTGGGAAATCGACATTGAGCCAGCTTTCGAGATGTCGATTGCTCGCCCTATGGTCGAAGGGAACCGGATGTACGCCAGCGGAATTGGGAACCAATCGGTCATGATCGAGCTGGAAGAAGATCAGCCCGGGGCAAAAGCACTTTGGTATGGCGAGCCGAAGACCTCGGTTTATAGCGGTACCGCGACCCCTTTGTTTGTGGATGGGGTGGTCTACGGCAGCGACTGTAGCGTCGGTAGTCTGATCGCAGTGGATGCCAGCAATGGGGATCGCTTATGGACAAACTTCCAGGCGACCAAGCCTGACGAAACTCGGTTCATCAAGCACGGCACTGCGTTTCTAACGCGGCTCGGGGAGAGTGACCGGTATCTTGTTTTCAGCGAAGTTGGCGATTTATTAGTTGCCAAAATGACTAAAAGCGGCTTCGAGTCACTGGGGCGCTTCCATGTTTTGGACCCGACCAGCGAAGCATTTGGCCGCCAGGTTGTCTGGACGCACCCTGCTTATGCCAATCAAACCGGCTTTTTCCGAAACGACAAAGAACTTGTCGCGGTCGATCTAGCACAAGAATAG